Proteins encoded within one genomic window of Sorex araneus isolate mSorAra2 chromosome 9, mSorAra2.pri, whole genome shotgun sequence:
- the SKIDA1 gene encoding SKI/DACH domain-containing protein 1 — protein sequence MGDLKSGFEEVDGVRLGYLIIKGKQMFALSQVFTDLLKNIPRTTVHKRMDHLKVKKHHCDLEELRKLKAINSIAFHAAKCTLISREDVEALYTSCKTERVLKTKRRRVGRALATKAPAPERAAAAAGPRPAFWKERPQVWRGLSGAARALPISAQTPRPGAAAARPATQLPQLFSKYPGSHYPELVRSPCKPPLNYETAPLQGNYVAFHSDPAYFRSLLCSKHPAAAAAAAAAAAAAAAAAAAAYYQASAGRPQPKAAAAGAGGPVSLTYRCKRKRGPAKDCLLAPHAGARRLLLLPRSYKAKAAAAAAAAAAAAAAAAGATCLERFHLVNSFCPPPHHHHHHHHHHHHHHHHHHRAQPPPPPPPPPPPNHPPPRHHRPQPHLGSFPESCSSDSESSSYSDHAANDSDFGSSLSSSSNSVSSEEEEEEGEEEEEEEEEEEEEEEGGSGASDSSEVSSEEEDSSTESDSSSGSSQVSVQSIRFRRTSFCKPPSVQAQANFLYHLASAAAATKPAAFEDAGRLPDLKGSVKAESPEEWNPQDWALKASPVYCPASLGSCFPEIRNDRVSEVTFPHSEIASTVKRTDLTINCLAEGASSPSPKTNNAFPQQRILREPRKCLPATPATHCADNNAIAARFVKNGSSEAAANSEKDSKIPHCPEFATDLPTSQTGLEVEAAAAAKAENLCTDSALPFLHNIKIKIEDSSANEEYEPDLIANKLKCECNDTKGEFYSVTESKEEDALLTTAKEGFACPEKGTPSLIPLARSQGLSCTLGSPKPEDGEYKFGARVRKNYRTLVLGKRPGLQTPPVKPNLKSARSPRPTGKTETQEGSLDDFTVLSRRKKVASNVASAVKRPFNFMANFPCPPSLIIGQDGDLWPAYSLNTTKDSQPPHKAHPIWKWQLGGSAIPLPPSHKFRKFNS from the coding sequence ATGGGAGACCTGAAGTCAGGTTTTGAAGAGGTGGATGGCGTGAGGCTCGGCTACCTCATCATTAAAGGAAAGCAAATGTTTGCCCTCTCCCAAGTCTTCACGGATCTGCTGAAAAACATCCCGAGGACGACCGTGCACAAGCGCATGGATCATCTGAAAGTGAAAAAGCACCACTGCGATCTGGAGGAGTTGCGGAAACTCAAGGCCATCAACAGCATCGCCTTCCACGCCGCCAAATGCACGCTCATCTCCCGGGAAGACGTGGAAGCGCTCTACACCTCCTGCAAGACCGAGCGCGTCCTCAAGACCAAGCGCCGGCGGGTCGGCCGGGCCCTGGCCACAAAGGCGCCGGCGCCGGAGcgcgcggccgcggccgccggcccccgcccggcctTCTGGAAGGAGCGGCCGCAAGTTTGGCGCGGCCTGAGCGGAGCGGCGCGGGCGCTGCCAATCAGCGCGCAGACCCCGCgccccggcgccgccgccgcgcgcccggCCACCCAGCTACCTCAGCTTTTCAGCAAGTACCCGGGCTCGCACTACCCGGAACTCGTGCGCTCGCCTTGCAAGCCCCCTCTAAACTACGAAACTGCCCCGCTGCAGGGAAACTACGTCGCTTTCCACTCGGACCCGGCTTACTTTCGGAGCCTGCTGTGCAGCAAGcacccggccgccgccgccgccgccgcggccgccgccgccgccgccgccgccgccgcggccgccgcctacTACCAGGCGTCGGCGGGCCGGCCCCAGCccaaggcggcggcggcgggcgccggGGGCCCGGTGAGCCTCACCTACCGCTGCAAGCGCAAGCGCGGGCCCGCCAAGGACTGCCTGCTCGCGCCCCACGCCGGCGCCCGccgcctgctgctgctgcccaggTCCTACAAAGccaaggcggcggcggcggcggcggcggcggcagcggcggcggcggccgccgcgGGGGCCACTTGCCTGGAGAGGTTTCATCTGGTCAACAGCTTCTGCccgcctccccaccaccaccaccaccaccatcaccaccaccaccaccatcaccaccaccaccaccgggcccagccgccgccgccgccgccgccgccgccgccgccgaacCACCCACCCCCTCGTCACCACCGACCGCAGCCCCATCTGGGCAGCTTTCCCGAGAGTTGCAGCAGCGACTCGGAGTCCAGCTCCTACTCGGACCATGCCGCCAACGACTCGGATTTTGGCTCCAGCTTGTCCAGCTCCAGCAACTCTGTGTcctcagaggaggaggaggaggagggagaagaggaggaggaagaggaggaggaagaggaggaggaggaggaggggggcagcGGGGCCTCGGATTCCAGTGAAGTCAGCTCGGAGGAGGAGGACTCGTCCACGGAGTCGGACTCCAGCTCCGGCTCCAGCCAAGTGTCGGTGCAGAGCATCCGTTTCAGGCGCACCAGCTTCTGCAAGCCGCCCAGCGTGCAGGCACAGGCCAACTTCTTGTACCATCtggcctccgccgccgccgccaccaaaCCCGCTGCTTTCGAGGACGCCGGCAGACTTCCCGACCTCAAGGGTAGTGTCAAAGCGGAGTCGCCAGAGGAGTGGAATCCGCAGGACTGGGCCCTCAAAGCGTCTCCCGTGTACTGCCCAGCCAGCCTGGGGAGTTGTTTCCCGGAGATAAGGAACGATAGGGTATCTGAGGTTACATTCCCACACTCTGAAATTGCCAGTACAGTAAAGAGAACAGACCTGACAATTAACTGCCTGGCGGAGGGGGCCTCTTCACCtagcccaaagacaaacaatGCATTTCCACAACAAAGAATACTCCGAGAGCCTAGGAAATGCCTACCGGCAACTCCTGCTACACACTGTGCAGATAACAACGCAATAGCTGCTAGGTTCGTAAAGAATGGGTCTTCGGAAGCAGCAGCAAATTCAGAAAAAGATTCCAAAATCCCTCATTGTCCCGAGTTTGCCACGGATTTGCCCACTTCGCAAACTGGTCTAGAGgtggaagcagcagcagcagctaaaGCCGAGAATCTCTGCACTGACTCGGCATTGCCATTTCTGcacaatattaaaatcaaaatagaagACAGTAGTGCTAATGAAGAATATGAACCTGACCTTATTGCAAATAAGCTAAAGTGTGAGTGCAATGATACAAAGGGTGAGTTTTACAGTGTGACTGAAAGTAAAGAGGAGGACGCCTTGTTAACCACAGCCAAGGAAGGTTTTGCATGCCCTGAGAAAGGAACTCCTTCCTTAATTCCACTGGCTCGGAGTCAGGGCCTCTCATGCACTTTAGGTTCTCCAAAACCTGAGGATGGGGAATATAAATTTGGTGCCAGGGTGAGAAAAAATTACCGGACACTTGTACTGGGAAAGCGACCTGGACTTCAGACACCTCCAGTCAAACCAAATTTGAAATCAGCTAGAAGTCCTCGTCCTACAGGTAAAACTGAGACACAAGAAGGATCACTGGATGATTTTACAGTTTTAAGCAGACGCAAAAAGGTAGCCAGCAATGTAGCATCAGCGGTGAAAAGGCCATTTAATTTCATGGCAAATTTTCCCTGTCCACCATCACTCATTATTGGGCAGGACGGGGATTTGTGGCCGGCGTATTCTTTAAACACCACTAAGGATTCCCAACCTCCTCACAAGGCCCATCCTATATGGAAATGGCAGCTGGGCGGTTCCGCAATACCTCTTCCACCTAGTCACAAATTCAGGAAATTTAATTCATAA